A DNA window from Lutra lutra chromosome 8, mLutLut1.2, whole genome shotgun sequence contains the following coding sequences:
- the MGAT4C gene encoding alpha-1,3-mannosyl-glycoprotein 4-beta-N-acetylglucosaminyltransferase C isoform X2, with protein MNGRMFKFYQMKHIFEILDKMRCLRKRSTVSFLGVLVIFLLFMNLYIEDSYVLEGDKQLIRETSTHQLNSERYVHTFKDLSNFSGAINVTYRYLAATPLQRKRFLTIGLSSVKRKKGNYLLETIKSIFEQSSYEELKEISVVVHLADFNSSWRDVMVQDITQKFAHHIIAGRLIVIHAPEEYYPILDGLKRNYNDPEDRVRFRSKQNVDYAFLLNFCANTSDYYVMLEDDVRCSKNFLTAIKKVITSLEGTYWVTLEFSKLGYIGKLYHSHDLPRLAHFLLMFYQEMPCDWLLTHFRGLLAQKNVIRFKPSLFQHMGYYSSYKGTENKLKDDDFEEESFDIPDNPPANLYTNMNVFENYEASKAYSSVDEYFWGKPPSVGDVFVIIFENPILIKKIKVSTGTEDRQNDILHHGALDVGENVVDFKQSRHCVTYLRLGEFKNGNFEMSEVNQKIPFDINCIRIYVTKTQKEWLIIRSISIWTF; from the exons ATGAATGGCAG aatgtttaaattttatcaaatgaagCACATTTTTGAAATACTTGATAAAATGAGATGCCTGCGAAAACGTTCCACAGTGTCATTCTTGGGAGTTcttgtcattttccttctctttatgaACTTGTACATTGAAGACAGCTATGTTCTG gaaggagacaaacaaCTTATAAGGGAAACATCCACACACCAGCTGAATTCAGAACGTTATGTGCATACTTTCAAAGATTTATCTAATTTCTCAGGAGCCATCAATGTCACCTATCGCTACTTAGCTGCCACGCCTTTACAAAGAAAGC GGTTTCTTACAATTGGACTTTCCTCAGTGAAacgaaaaaaaggaaactatttaCTTGAGACGATCAAGTCAATTTTTGAGCAATCCAGCTACGAAGAGCTGAAGGAAATTTCAGTGGTGGTTCACCTGGCAGACTTTAATTCATCCTGGCGTGATGTCATGGTCCAGGATATTACACAGAAATTTGCCCACCATATTATTGCAGGAAGATTAATAGTTATACATGCTCCAGAGGAATATTACCCAATCCTGGATGGCCTTAAAAGAAATTACAATGATCCAGAAGACAGAGTCAGATTTCGTTCTAAGCAAAATGTAGATTATGCCTTTCTACTtaatttttgtgccaatacttcAGACTATTATGTAATGCTCGAAGATGACGTTCGATGTTCAAAAAATTTCTTAACTGCCATCAAGAAAGTCATTACATCCCTAGAAGGAACCTACTGGGTAACTCTTGAGTTCTCTAAGCTTGGCTACATCGGAAAACTTTATCATTCTCATGATCTCCCACGTTTGGCAcactttttattaatgttttatcaAGAAATGCCTTGTGATTGGCTATTGACTCATTTTCGGGGTCTTTTAGCTCAGAAAAATGTGATCCGTTTTAAACCATCTCTCTTTCAGCACATGGGTTATTATTCATCGTATAAAGGGACTGAGAATAAGCTGAAGGATGATGATTTTGAAGAAGAGTCATTTGACATCCCTGATAACCCTCCTGCAAATCTCTACACCAATATGAATGTTTTCGAAAATTATGAAGCAAGCAAGGCTTATAGTAGTGTTGATGAGTACTTTTGGGGGAAACCACCTTCAGTAGGAGATGTCTTTGTGATTATATTTGAGAatccaattttaattaaaaaaattaaagtgagtaCTGGAACAGAAGATCGGCAAAATGACATTTTACATCATGGAGCCCTAGATGTTGGGGAAAATGTTGTAGATTTCAAACAAAGTAGACACTGTGTTACTTACTTAAGACTAGGGGAATTCAAAAATGGAAACTTTGAAATGTCAGAGGTGAATCAAAAAATTCCATTTGACATAAATTGTATAAGGATATATGTtaccaaaacacaaaaagaatggCTGATTATTAGGAGCATTAGCATTTGGACTTTTTAA
- the MGAT4C gene encoding alpha-1,3-mannosyl-glycoprotein 4-beta-N-acetylglucosaminyltransferase C isoform X3: protein MFKFYQMKHIFEILDKMRCLRKRSTVSFLGVLVIFLLFMNLYIEDSYVLEGDKQLIRETSTHQLNSERYVHTFKDLSNFSGAINVTYRYLAATPLQRKRFLTIGLSSVKRKKGNYLLETIKSIFEQSSYEELKEISVVVHLADFNSSWRDVMVQDITQKFAHHIIAGRLIVIHAPEEYYPILDGLKRNYNDPEDRVRFRSKQNVDYAFLLNFCANTSDYYVMLEDDVRCSKNFLTAIKKVITSLEGTYWVTLEFSKLGYIGKLYHSHDLPRLAHFLLMFYQEMPCDWLLTHFRGLLAQKNVIRFKPSLFQHMGYYSSYKGTENKLKDDDFEEESFDIPDNPPANLYTNMNVFENYEASKAYSSVDEYFWGKPPSVGDVFVIIFENPILIKKIKVSTGTEDRQNDILHHGALDVGENVVDFKQSRHCVTYLRLGEFKNGNFEMSEVNQKIPFDINCIRIYVTKTQKEWLIIRSISIWTF, encoded by the exons atgtttaaattttatcaaatgaagCACATTTTTGAAATACTTGATAAAATGAGATGCCTGCGAAAACGTTCCACAGTGTCATTCTTGGGAGTTcttgtcattttccttctctttatgaACTTGTACATTGAAGACAGCTATGTTCTG gaaggagacaaacaaCTTATAAGGGAAACATCCACACACCAGCTGAATTCAGAACGTTATGTGCATACTTTCAAAGATTTATCTAATTTCTCAGGAGCCATCAATGTCACCTATCGCTACTTAGCTGCCACGCCTTTACAAAGAAAGC GGTTTCTTACAATTGGACTTTCCTCAGTGAAacgaaaaaaaggaaactatttaCTTGAGACGATCAAGTCAATTTTTGAGCAATCCAGCTACGAAGAGCTGAAGGAAATTTCAGTGGTGGTTCACCTGGCAGACTTTAATTCATCCTGGCGTGATGTCATGGTCCAGGATATTACACAGAAATTTGCCCACCATATTATTGCAGGAAGATTAATAGTTATACATGCTCCAGAGGAATATTACCCAATCCTGGATGGCCTTAAAAGAAATTACAATGATCCAGAAGACAGAGTCAGATTTCGTTCTAAGCAAAATGTAGATTATGCCTTTCTACTtaatttttgtgccaatacttcAGACTATTATGTAATGCTCGAAGATGACGTTCGATGTTCAAAAAATTTCTTAACTGCCATCAAGAAAGTCATTACATCCCTAGAAGGAACCTACTGGGTAACTCTTGAGTTCTCTAAGCTTGGCTACATCGGAAAACTTTATCATTCTCATGATCTCCCACGTTTGGCAcactttttattaatgttttatcaAGAAATGCCTTGTGATTGGCTATTGACTCATTTTCGGGGTCTTTTAGCTCAGAAAAATGTGATCCGTTTTAAACCATCTCTCTTTCAGCACATGGGTTATTATTCATCGTATAAAGGGACTGAGAATAAGCTGAAGGATGATGATTTTGAAGAAGAGTCATTTGACATCCCTGATAACCCTCCTGCAAATCTCTACACCAATATGAATGTTTTCGAAAATTATGAAGCAAGCAAGGCTTATAGTAGTGTTGATGAGTACTTTTGGGGGAAACCACCTTCAGTAGGAGATGTCTTTGTGATTATATTTGAGAatccaattttaattaaaaaaattaaagtgagtaCTGGAACAGAAGATCGGCAAAATGACATTTTACATCATGGAGCCCTAGATGTTGGGGAAAATGTTGTAGATTTCAAACAAAGTAGACACTGTGTTACTTACTTAAGACTAGGGGAATTCAAAAATGGAAACTTTGAAATGTCAGAGGTGAATCAAAAAATTCCATTTGACATAAATTGTATAAGGATATATGTtaccaaaacacaaaaagaatggCTGATTATTAGGAGCATTAGCATTTGGACTTTTTAA
- the MGAT4C gene encoding alpha-1,3-mannosyl-glycoprotein 4-beta-N-acetylglucosaminyltransferase C isoform X1, with product MTASALYQHFLYRSDYDSFFLKDRMFKFYQMKHIFEILDKMRCLRKRSTVSFLGVLVIFLLFMNLYIEDSYVLEGDKQLIRETSTHQLNSERYVHTFKDLSNFSGAINVTYRYLAATPLQRKRFLTIGLSSVKRKKGNYLLETIKSIFEQSSYEELKEISVVVHLADFNSSWRDVMVQDITQKFAHHIIAGRLIVIHAPEEYYPILDGLKRNYNDPEDRVRFRSKQNVDYAFLLNFCANTSDYYVMLEDDVRCSKNFLTAIKKVITSLEGTYWVTLEFSKLGYIGKLYHSHDLPRLAHFLLMFYQEMPCDWLLTHFRGLLAQKNVIRFKPSLFQHMGYYSSYKGTENKLKDDDFEEESFDIPDNPPANLYTNMNVFENYEASKAYSSVDEYFWGKPPSVGDVFVIIFENPILIKKIKVSTGTEDRQNDILHHGALDVGENVVDFKQSRHCVTYLRLGEFKNGNFEMSEVNQKIPFDINCIRIYVTKTQKEWLIIRSISIWTF from the exons GAtagaatgtttaaattttatcaaatgaagCACATTTTTGAAATACTTGATAAAATGAGATGCCTGCGAAAACGTTCCACAGTGTCATTCTTGGGAGTTcttgtcattttccttctctttatgaACTTGTACATTGAAGACAGCTATGTTCTG gaaggagacaaacaaCTTATAAGGGAAACATCCACACACCAGCTGAATTCAGAACGTTATGTGCATACTTTCAAAGATTTATCTAATTTCTCAGGAGCCATCAATGTCACCTATCGCTACTTAGCTGCCACGCCTTTACAAAGAAAGC GGTTTCTTACAATTGGACTTTCCTCAGTGAAacgaaaaaaaggaaactatttaCTTGAGACGATCAAGTCAATTTTTGAGCAATCCAGCTACGAAGAGCTGAAGGAAATTTCAGTGGTGGTTCACCTGGCAGACTTTAATTCATCCTGGCGTGATGTCATGGTCCAGGATATTACACAGAAATTTGCCCACCATATTATTGCAGGAAGATTAATAGTTATACATGCTCCAGAGGAATATTACCCAATCCTGGATGGCCTTAAAAGAAATTACAATGATCCAGAAGACAGAGTCAGATTTCGTTCTAAGCAAAATGTAGATTATGCCTTTCTACTtaatttttgtgccaatacttcAGACTATTATGTAATGCTCGAAGATGACGTTCGATGTTCAAAAAATTTCTTAACTGCCATCAAGAAAGTCATTACATCCCTAGAAGGAACCTACTGGGTAACTCTTGAGTTCTCTAAGCTTGGCTACATCGGAAAACTTTATCATTCTCATGATCTCCCACGTTTGGCAcactttttattaatgttttatcaAGAAATGCCTTGTGATTGGCTATTGACTCATTTTCGGGGTCTTTTAGCTCAGAAAAATGTGATCCGTTTTAAACCATCTCTCTTTCAGCACATGGGTTATTATTCATCGTATAAAGGGACTGAGAATAAGCTGAAGGATGATGATTTTGAAGAAGAGTCATTTGACATCCCTGATAACCCTCCTGCAAATCTCTACACCAATATGAATGTTTTCGAAAATTATGAAGCAAGCAAGGCTTATAGTAGTGTTGATGAGTACTTTTGGGGGAAACCACCTTCAGTAGGAGATGTCTTTGTGATTATATTTGAGAatccaattttaattaaaaaaattaaagtgagtaCTGGAACAGAAGATCGGCAAAATGACATTTTACATCATGGAGCCCTAGATGTTGGGGAAAATGTTGTAGATTTCAAACAAAGTAGACACTGTGTTACTTACTTAAGACTAGGGGAATTCAAAAATGGAAACTTTGAAATGTCAGAGGTGAATCAAAAAATTCCATTTGACATAAATTGTATAAGGATATATGTtaccaaaacacaaaaagaatggCTGATTATTAGGAGCATTAGCATTTGGACTTTTTAA